The region TAACTTGATTGATCAACATCTTCAGATCATGGGAAAAGTTATAACTGATTACAGCCTCACAGATATTCCTTATCATGTGTTGTGTTCAGATAAGTCTATGAAAGAAATTGAAGTTGAGTATCAGATACCTATTTTTGATGAAGATTTAGCTACAGTGTCAATGTTAAACAGTGCACAAAAGTCTGCATTCGACAAAATAATGCAAAAAATCAATGAAAATGCTCCTGCTGCCTTTTTCATTGATGGTCCTGGTAGAACTGGTAAATCTTTTTTATACAAAACATTGCTTGCAACTGTGAGATCAAGAGGTTAAATTGCACTTGCATCAGCAACATCTGGTGCTGCAACATCACTATTGCCCGGAGGACGCATGGCACACTCTTGCTTCAAGATTCCACTTCACCAAGACATCAAGCAAACGTGTAACATTTCAAAACAAAGCAGCATCAGTAAGCTTCTGAAACTTGCAAAGTTGATTATATGGGATAAAGCAACGATGGCTAAAAAATATGCAATTGAATCATTTGATGCAATGCTTCGTGATATTCTAGATTGTGATACTATATTTGGTGGCAAAATCATTGTCTTTGGTGGAGATTTTCGACAAACTCTCCCTGTTGTTCGAAGAGGTCAGAAAGAGGATTATATATCTGCATCACTTGTCAACTCTTACATCTGGCCTCATTTACAAAAAATGCATCTAACTAAAAATATGAGAGCTAGATTGGATCCTCAGTTTTCTGATTTTTTGTTCAGAATTGGGAATGGGACAGAACCAACATTTGGAGACAGCAAAATTCAACTGCCACTATCTATCCTGATTCCTTTCGTGAATGATGTTGTTTCCCTCAATCAGTTAATAAGTGTTGTCTATCCATCACTCAATGATTTCATTCACAATAGCTCAAGTGTCACCAATAGAGCCATTCTTACTACAACAAACGACTTTGTCCATGATGTAAATAACCTTTTGATTCAAAGATTTCCTggtcaagaaacaagatacaTGAGTTTTGATGAAACACTTGATCCCTCAAAGCAAGCTGATCACGGAGATTTTCTGAACACTATCCAACCACCAGGATTGCCACCTCACGAGTTAATCCTAAAACCTTGTTGTCCTATAATTCTTCTCAGAAATTTGAATCCCGCCCAAGGTTTATGTAATGGAATacatttaatttgtttaaattttgctCGCAATCTTATTCATGCACAGATTACTTCAGGAAATCACATTGCAAAAAAGTTTTCATTCCTCGAATTCCACTTCATAGCTCAAATGATAAATCTTATCCAATACCATTAAGCGAACTCAGTTTCCTGTTTCATTATGCTTTGCAGTGACTATTAACAAATCACAGGGGCAGACACTTGATTTTGTTGGAATATATTTAAAAGAACCAGTCTTTTCGCATGGCCAGTTGTATGTTGCAATGTCAAGGGCAAGAACTGGAGAAAAACTAAAGATACTTCTAAGACCAGTTGTGCTTGAATGCATTGCAGATAGTAGTACACGAAACATTGTTTATGAAGAAATATTTGCAGCTGCAACTGCTACTTAAGTACTAGCTTTTTGTATTCTATCTATCATGTCTTTTATACTTAGTTTATATCAATTTGCATCTAAATCATTTCCAACGTATTTTGCTTTGTTTATCATATTCAACATGCCTATGCTTTATGATTTCCTGTTATAACTGCTAATAATTGTGTTCACTAATTTATATATTTCATATATTGTAGCTATGGATGACAGATGTATTCCTGTTAGCAGTTTGACTCATGAGTCAAAAGATTGGATGATTAAGGCAATTCCCATTGAAAAATCACCAATCTATCCAGGAAAGAATCAAGGTTATTGCTTCATCAGACTAATGTTTTCAGATCAACAGGTCAGATAAACACTTCATTTACTCACTTAGTTACTTGTTTGTccagcaaaacaaaaaaaaattattcaaattcAGATTCCCTCTGCAACTCAATTTTCAAATACTAAAATTTAAGAATACTAAAATTTAATTATGTAAAT is a window of Coffea eugenioides isolate CCC68of unplaced genomic scaffold, Ceug_1.0 ScVebR1_900;HRSCAF=1656, whole genome shotgun sequence DNA encoding:
- the LOC113759080 gene encoding uncharacterized protein LOC113759080, yielding MAKKYAIESFDAMLRDILDCDTIFGGKIIVFGGDFRQTLPVVRRGQKEDYISASLVNSYIWPHLQKMHLTKNMRARLDPQFSDFLFRIGNGTEPTFGDSKIQLPLSILIPFVNDVVSLNQLISVVYPSLNDFIHNSSSVTNRAILTTTNDFVHDVNNLLIQRFPGQETRYMSFDETLDPSKQADHGDFLNTIQPPGLPPHELILKPCCPIILLRNLNPAQVTINKSQGQTLDFVGIYLKEPVFSHGQLYVAMSRARTGEKLKILLRPVVLECIADSSTRNIVYEEIFAAATAT